Within the Arachis duranensis cultivar V14167 chromosome 10, aradu.V14167.gnm2.J7QH, whole genome shotgun sequence genome, the region CTTTTAGTCTCTTGACATCAAAATACTTGTAATTACGTTTAGTGTGTATATCTACAAGTAATTAATTCTCTTAAATCCCTTTAGTAATTTACGTATTCTTCTTAATGGTTCTCGATTTTCCAGCAGTAATTTTTCTGGTGCTATTTATTCTTATAGTTAAGAAGCATAAGGGGCCCTATGAGAAAGATAATAATTTGATGATTAGTATATGGCTAGGTATTATATAAAGGGACAAAGCAACCCCACAATTAGATAGATGAGCACTCTTGCATGTGATTTTTCTGTATGTATTACATTGTTGAATGTTGATTATTGCCCTCCCTTATTATTTGAAAATGATCTAAAACCCCACATCGTTGTCGGTTATGTATTTTGGTTCATTATATTAAATGCTTGCTTCAAAAACTAGGCATGATTAAAGTGAATAATAATCTATATGTTACAGTACTTTTTATATTTGGCTTCTTCCCtaataaaatcctaatttcttataTATGGCCTATAATTCTGCTCATGGATGCATAGCAGCCACTCTCTGCATCTGTTGTAGGAGAAGTGCCATGTGCTTGCAACACCATCAATTCTTCAATTCTATGCACAAATGCCTAATATCAGGTTCTCATCATAATGTCGCTGTTTGATTAATCTCTAGAAATTTAAAACTGTATATATTATTGCACTCGCTCTTATATAGGAGAAATCTGGTGGATGATTAGTTGTTAACGACAATgtcaaaaataacataaaaaattaaaaattatatacgatttgttgcttttctgttttaaCTGTTCCTTTGCTCTGCCTCAATGtgataaaacttttttttaataaaaatacccTTATATATAATCACCATTCACCATATATTCAATAGTTTATTGCAATTTACAAGGCAATTTGCAAGTGTATAGGATACATAATTCAGAGAGATGGATTATACATCCCAATACtccaatatatatattataatgaaAATTTAGGTTCGGAATTTGATCTCAGAAAATTTACATAGacatatttgattttcaaaaatattatatttatattaaaaattaattatcaaatcaattattatatatttgttggAGTATCATATATATTAGATATAAGAAATTCTAGTACATCactaatttttagtaattttgattttttgactATTATTTAGTcggtataaatattaaattttttgataaataaattgtattagtttataatataaattttaataaatatagatataaattattactgatcaataaaaaatgaaaattatttaCTGGTTAGATAGAGTGTTTGGTACGGTTGCGGATGTTTGCACAACATACTagtaaaaattgaagaatgagaAGGTGCAAAGCGTTGGACAAGGTACCACTAATGCATATATAGCATTGTGTAATAAAGGAATTAAGTGTTCATGTATAGTTTATATGCTTGGATCCTCTATTTAGTTTTGTCGATTGGGGGAGGACAACAATAAAAAGTGTTGTCGTTTTCAGCGAAGAGAAAGCAGGGAGACATTGATTTGAACCTAAATTTCAACAATTGTTTCTCTTGTTTGCGTCCACTCTCCTCCTCAGATGAATTCTTACGCACCCAAATGCTTCCTTCATTTCCTTCATTCACTCCTCCTTCCCACCACaccaaatatatcaaattaaatatataagatGGCTACGTTACCAAGCAAACGCcttcgtcttcttcttgttgcttTTCTATTCTTGTGCTTCATTACCACTACAGCTACAGGTGAGCTTATTATTTCGTTCTCTCTCACTATTTATATACTTTGATTAAATCCTCTCTCCAATTTAATAACTATACTTCTTCTAGAGACTTTCGATAGAAAAAAACAAATGAATGagtatatttttacaaaaatgctatttgtacatcaaaattagccactaaaatcagccactaatatatttgtagataaatatatatgtagtttaatttatttttaatatatatttgcattttagcaagtattttatattagtgtCTGATTTTAGTACACGTAGcataattcatatttttaatatgtccttataaaatagttttttatgaatttatgtaaattttttacataattttttatttattgtcttttactaaaattctttttttggagattttatattatgttataaaattactttttttcaAAAGCTTAAGTGAATAAGATGGAGGAGACATATAAATCTCTGATAAcatgttattaaattttttcttttaaattaagcTAATAGGAAGAagtgtttttttaaataatattaaagtgAGTACATAATTAACTGAAGATAGATGACTACTTATTAGCTTGTGCGTTGTTTTGTGTTGATGCAGCTGCAAGAAGTTTGCGCGAGACAGTgaaatcatcattattatctGAGAATATTGATAATAAGAAGGTCAACAGCAATGTGTTTGACCCAAAACAAGAGGTTCATGAATTAGCTACTATGGACTACACTCCTGCAGGGAAGAACCCTCCcattcataattaaatatttaattttcttttcttcccttttccaTTTTTGGTAGAAGATCGAAAAATCACCGTCCTCGgtgataaattaattaattataatatgtaCAAAATGTAAATAACTTTCAATATATTATCCTTTTGAACTTTGTACGTATATACTTAGGAATTAGGATGTGTACCCGGCTTCTTCCTCATGCAAAATATCAAACTTATATTTCTTAGCTTCCATCGAGTTCCATCCACAGAATAAATTCGTTTCATCTGATATCAAGATCActgttttaattattatatatggtttTGTTCTCATCAagaagaataatattattaatttaatgtaAATTGAAAAGAATAGGTATAACAGAGTTTAATATGTGGCTTGGCGtgattaaaaaattgttaataataTTTCAATCAATTAACAATGTGGAAAGAGCAGTCAATTATACCTTTTAATTGGATCAGTTATAAGGTGTTGAGATAtatactaaatttaattaatcaagTCAAGTCTCATCATATACAGTGGAACTAAGAATGAAGATGTAGTATGCATGAAAGTAAAATGAAACACTGCGTATATATCAAAATGCTATTTgtataataaaattagttattaaatataAGTATCTAATGACATGATAACGATAATTTAGTGGATAATAATCACTTGTGAGCAGTCATAATCCGTGAATTTTATAATCTGGTAGAACATATAAGACATAGAAATGTCAACAAAAAATGCAGCAATAATCTCTATCTGTTAGGTTACAAATAAGGAATTGAAATATTTTCCATTATTTCGTTATGCTACACCCTAGAAAGTGCCCTACGCTATAAAAAAGTTATCAATCATGTGTTAGGAGCCACAGAACACAATAATCAAGAAGCTTCCGCAGCCTAACTTTTAGGTTTGTGAGAGAGTGGAAAATGAATGCATGgaagaaaaacaatttaaaaaagagatatgattattagtgttaaaattgtcCTATTAGGTTatgcttttgggatgagtggttttaggacatggtattagagtttcAGATCTGGAAAGTCAAGAGTTCGAACCTTGGTAAATCCAAAATTAGCTTTTTATaacatgagatgtttattatccctgtGATCCGGATGGTTATCTCTGGtattcggatggttattctggatagtataagttcattttattcataaacCAAAAATTTAGCGACAAAATTTAGCCTAACTTATCTTTTATGTAATTAGAGTGTAACTGAAATTCTGTTATCAATTCAGTTGCACAAGGAGTTACCAAGTCACTAGCTTGTACATACATACCAAGtcactaattttaatatctCTTACCAGGCATTTTAGATAAGCTTGATGGAAACAAACTACAATCATCACAGTGGAAAGTTAGAATCTTGAAGGACACACTTCAAGAAAGAAAGCTCCCTGTATAAACAGTGAATTCTAAAGATCCAGCAAAGCCaacaaagacaaaataaaaaacctttaaaaaagaaaacttaaaCAAATCACTTATGACTTGGCTATTAGCATCTATGGACACAACTTTTAAAAACAGTGTTATGTCctgcaaatttttttattagacatGGGATACTATTCTTAAAGTCTAAGATCTTGCAAGAATCAGACAATTAGTAGATTCTTTAATTGTATTAGAAGCACCATTTTCTCAAGATGAATAAATTCAAACTATTCTTCATGAGCTCACTGAGGAGTATCAGGTTTTATTGGCAGCAAAAAAATGGGTAAGTTTATAGTAGTTGGAAATAGAATCATACTTGGTAGCATATGAAGATATGTTCAATCGATTCAAGAAACCATCTCAAGCAATTCCATTAGCCAATTTATCTCAATCCTCTATGCCTATTGATCAAGAAGAAGATTTATGAGATGTGATAAATTTAACAATTCAACTCGCTTGTTTTGTCATTAGGTTTGGTCAACAATTTGAATCATCAAATGCAACATTTTCAGGTCAATCATATCACCTTCCAATTCCTTCACTATCATTTCACCAACCAAAGGACATTCTTGGTAGCACCACCATCATCCTTGCAAAATATAGTATGGTATCCTAATTCTGGACACAGTCATCGTGAACTACGAATGCTTTCCAAATTTTTGGACTTGTATGTATGCagtaaaaaatgttaaattaagTTCTAGAAATTCTTTAACATATTGATTTAAAATCCCTTTTAGAGTTAAAAGAGCAaatatgattatttaaaaaataactattttaaggTGAATTCTATCCAATCTTCtctaaaataaatgataaattactctttataatatatttagtgattattatataaaattggtTGGTTTATCATAATTaactttgatttttaatttaatctaagTTTTGATTACCTAATTAATTAACCATGATATTTCTTTtttgcaaattataaaaattattagacataaaaaattcttaaaaattctctCTTGATaaattagagagagaagggaTTATATGTACATATATAATACCACGAAAGAATCAAAGGagtttaaaaaaaggaaaaaagagacGATGGTgatcaattttttctttgtatatATGGTAGGTGTTTGGAGAAGAAGCCGTCTGAGGGGTGATtgataaatatatacatatgaaaaaGATAGTTAATAATATTGAACCATAAATTATCTGGTACAGAGAgtacaataattttatttcttggTCTTAAGATAGAATGACACAAATAGAATTTTTACTGATTTTCAACCTTAAAGAGGCAtcaaatgttttatttttttttcattttttgaaatttttttattgtgtgattaaaattacaaaatgtaattttctagtaatttttataaattataaaaaagttatacCTTGGTTAATTAACTAGTTAGATTACTATAACTTAGGTTAAATTCAGAGTTAATATTAACTACAATAACTCAACTcattttatctaataattattaaagatATGTCACAAGAGaataatttattctttattttaaagagaattgagtaaaatttatcttattttaaataatatattaatatacattccaaaaatactatataaaatGCTTCAAATTATAAGATAGTTTTTAATATCCTTTGAGGATTTCAATTTGGTTAGAGAAGAATATGAGGTCTTGGCAGATCGTGAAATAAACATAACTGAGAATCTCTTAACTAACATAGATGTAAAGCATAGAATATAAGGAGTATATAAAGGACGTATATTAGCTCGGTTAAAATGCCTATAATACAGTGTTCAAGAGTCATTAAAACTTCTACTATTAGAATGAATATACGaaggttattatttttatggagTCATTTAAGATCGCACCTTTGACTCAGATTGTATCGTACAATTTAAGaattatagatattattttttcaagcaTTTATAAGACTACAAAGTGACTCACATTAAATTGTAATTCAAtttaagaaatttaaatattatactagaataaagatattttttatttttaaagtttgttaaaaattttacatatattcttaagttttattttattttaattttatctatgatatttttaattacattaGCAAATATATTCTTTGatagctaaattttcaaaaagttaaaGATTAATCTAGCAATAATGCATGACAACTATGTCTAATTTGCTTGTGTTAAAAGTTGTTCTTGTAAAATGATTGCTAAATTAGTCCTAaagtttcttaaaaaattagtctttaaagatatatatttaatacaaattaaaaatttttaagataaaattaaaataaaataaaatttatggacattttttaaatttttaacaaattttaaagacaaaacTATACTTTACCTTATTTTACGAATTTTCTTAGGAAGGACTTGGATTGAATACTCCGCATCTATGAACTTTAAATATTATTGCTTCAAAGCTTCTCAAGCTAAAAAGTTGCTGGATTGGTTACCTtaacaactaaatttttttggatattctCTTGATATTCTCATCATATAAGACTTTGATCCAACCACAAACTATCTTTAAAAGCATCTCCAATAGAGAAGCCCGATTACTATTTAGtcagagaaaaaagaaattggACCGTTGGAGGGAACTAAAGTGAATTTCTTCACTTTtttcaagaagaaaaagagaagagggagTCCCTCTAAATGGGGACTCCCATTAATCAATATACAATTGCGAAGTgacaactaaataaaaaataaataattatatacaatattaattaattaaataattatattaattaattaaataattatattatataattaaataataattaatttaataataattataatgactaattaaattaaatattgatatttttatttaattaataatttatattaattaattaactaataattaattaagtaattaaattataattaatttattaataattataataattaaataaattaaataattaaatttctacTTCAATTACTTACAAAACTTTCCTCAAATTCCAAATACCCAACAATCTCAAACCTCAAACTCTCAAGTTCCAAATCAAAACTTCATACTACCAAATtcatttcaaaatccaaatccacaaaatatttctaatttcaattttcaaactcCTTATAATAATCAGTTTTCTATATTCCAACcgcaaaatcaaaattcacaaacatCTCATTTTCCATTTTCGTCCATATTTAACCCCTTTATCAAAAATGTTACTCCAACTTCCTTGCTGTTTCCAACTCAATTCAGTGCATCAAGACATAACTCATCTGGTGTTGGTGGCTCTTCTAACCCATCCTCTCAGACTCCTATACAATCTTGTCCAAATTCGTAATATTCAGATTTTGCCAACCCTCGTGGATTAGATGCTATCGAccttaatgatgatgatattgaagaTCAGAGGCAAGATAGTATTCAACACTGGCATTGGAAAGAGGATGAGATGCTGATCAGTGGATGGTTAAATGTTTCAACTGACCCTGTAGTTGGTACCAATCAAAAGGGAAAAATATTTTGGAGTCGAATTCATAGCTACCGGGTAGAATTTTGCACCGACATGACAAGGGGGATAGTTGCATGTAAGAAACGATGGTATAAGATCAACAAGGCTGTTGCACAATTTGCTGGTTGCTACGATCAAGCTAGTCGAAACATAAGGAGTGGTTCGAACGCTGATGATATAAAGGAGTTGGCTTATAAACTTTATTCCACAAATTATTGTCAAAAGTTTACTTTTGAGAGGCATTGGAACATGCTTTGGTTGGAGCAAAAATGAAGAAGCCAACTACCTACACAGAGTGGCGGCTCAAAGAGAACCAAGGTTAGTGCAACTGGAGCATACTCATCCTCATCAAACCCAGAATCACCGTTGGCTGACGAACCCGGTGTGGACTCTCCCGTTCGCCCACAAGGATTAAAGAAGAGCAAGCGAAGAGGTAAGAAAAAAGCACAGATGTCTGAAGATTTTAGCGAAAGAAAATCATCGGTTGTCAAAAAATtatctctcatggaagatatTAAGAATGTTAGAGCAAAGGAACTaatgaaaagggaaaaagaaagagaagaggagaaaTAACATAGAACAAAGATTATGGCAATCAAAGAGAAGGAGTTACAAATTCAAGCggcaatgaaagaacaagaattacaaACTCAGAGGTATATTAAAGAAATGGAgataaaagcaaaagaaagggaaaTGGATGTGCAAATACTTAATGCTGACACGTCTACAATGAGTGAGAAACGATGAGCTCTTCATGAGATTGCATGTGAGAAAATAATGGCCAAGTGGTTTATTTAATGGTTCCTTGTATTCGTAGAGTTATGTAGgatgttcttatttatttattgcgtATTACTGGTATGTGATgtagtttgttttatttatttctgatgtaagtttttaaattagtcaatatTATTGTGCTGTTATTGTTCATAAAAGTGAccgttgcaaaactagccgttaaGTAGCCGTTGCAAAACTAGCCATTAAGTAGCCGTTAAGGAAAACTAGCCGTTGCAAAAGTAGCCGTTGCAAAACTAGCCATTACAAAACTAGCTGTTAAGGTACTTATTGCAGACACACTTATAAATATCAACTACCAATGACTCCACAACTCCACTTCAACTTTTGTTTCTCACCTCGACAGAGaactaaaaattacatttctccATATGGTTAGAAATTTTGATGATATATTTAATGAGACTTTGTATGGCAAAAGAAGATGGCAAGATAACACACTCATAGATAATTGGATCGATGAGTATTTACTCGAagattcagaagaagaagatatcaATAGAAGCCCTATCCCGATTACTCGTAGATGGATCAACAAAGATCGAAAATCAGGACATGATCGCCTTTTCCAAGATTACTTTGTAGAAGAGATGTGTTCCTTCGGATAGTAGATGCTCTCTCAAACGTCTATCCGTATTTCCAACAGAGGCTTGATGCAACTAGAAGAAGAGGCTTGTCACCACTTCAAAAATGTACCGCTGCGATACGGATGTTAGCATATGGCGTAGCAGCTGATGCTGTTGATGATTATGTGCACATAGGCGAGAACACTACAATTGAATGCTTggaaaatttgttgaaggtGTCATTTCTGTGTTTTAAGATGAATACTTGCGAAAATCCAATCCAAATGACGTACAACGCCTGCTACAAATGACGGAAGGTCGTGGCTTTCCTGGCATGTTGGGTAGCATTGACTGCATGCATTGGCAATGGAAAAATTGTCCAAAGGCGTGGAAAGGTATGTACATGAGTGGTTATCGTGGGGTTGCAACCATAGTACTTGAGGTTGTAGCATCTTCAGACCTTTGGATATGGCATGCGTTCATTGGAGTTTCTGGTTCAAATAATGATATCAACGTGTTAGATCGTTCTCCAGTGTTTGATGATATTCTGAATGACCGTGCTCCGGAGGTAAATTATACTATTAATGgtaataataattatacaatGGGATACTATTTAGCAGATGGTATTTATCCTGAATGGGCCACATTTGTCAAATCAATCTCAAAGCCACAAGGTGAGAAACGCAAGTTATTTGCACAATACCAAGAAGGACAAAGAAAAGATGTGGAACAAGCATTTGGAGTGTTGCAAGCACGCTTTGCAATTATACGTGGTCCAGCTTGTTTTTgggaaaagaagaagcttgccaaCATAATGAGAGCTTGTATTATATTGCATAATATGATTGTTGAGGATGAAAGAGACAGTTATGCAGGAAATTTTACTCAAGGCTTAGAGTATGATGATGTTGAAAATGGCTTATCACAACCTCAGCTGGGAGAGGAAGATTTTGCACAATACCATCAATTTCTCCAAAGAAATGCCCAAGTTCGAAATAGGCAGCAGCATAGACAATTGAAGGAGGACTTGATTGAACACATATGGCAATTTCACAATGCTTGTCGTCAACTATagagtttaattatgtttttctttgtattaagtaattttacaaattagtgtaaccccgaattatatattgtgtattattattatatatgaatttatttaatattaatatcttttaatagtgaattatttttaaatttaaatatttaaattacattattaaaaaaattaattatattaattacaagtattttaattaattaattaaatggaCCAACTAggactaaagttagttcctccTAAGAGCACCTGTTCAAGAAATGTCAATTGATCTAATTACAAGAAcaacaactaaaaaataaaaatcaaacattTTACTATTTACAAAATGTATTGAAAACTCTTGTTAGtcaagataaattaaataagtattacttttttaatatttattttatgattattttggttagttattttatgtttattttattttatttgttttagacCTAATTATGAtttgatctatttttttttaataaatttataagttaaaattttaaacttataAAAGATGATGGTAATTAATAGAAATGGGAAGGTATATTATTAGGGTCTGGAAGAAAAATGCATGGCATGCAAAGTGCCATAAACATATGTATATATGATGAGAAGAATgtgaacaaaaagaaagaaaggatgtATGTGCTTGGAAACGACACTCACACCACAACATAGAATGAATAATTAAGCAAAGAGCTCATTATTctgtcttttatttttgttaatatttgtgGTCGTCTTGTCTCCGAGCGAGGAGGAGCATGCTGCATGCATACGCCGTACGTAGTCTTCCggtgttatttatttattaaccaTTCAGTTAGTTTTACAAAATTGTTTATCACGTtagtttttatcttttgttagagtcaaattttttatacaacaagatatatatatatatatatagtatactttacataattaattagttattataattattaataaattaaatatgattaattatattaaataattaaatcgtatttaatttactaataattataataattaattaattaaatgattaaatttttatttatataataatttatattattatattaaattagccGTTGCAAAATTAGCTgttgcaaaactagccgttattatgttaccgttattattaataaattaatattttgttactcTATATACACCACTTAGATACACTTCTATTCTCACAACCTCAGCTGGGAGAAGAAGATTTCGCACCATACCATTAATTTCTCCAAAGAAATGTCCAATTTCAAAATATGCAGCAGCATAGACAATTGAAAGAAGACTTAATTGAACATATATCGCAATTTCACAATGCTTGTCGTCAACTATAaagtttaattatgtttttctttgtattaagtaatgttacaaattagtgtaaccccaaattatatattgtgtattattattatatatgaatttatttaatattaatatcttttaatagtaaattatttttaaacttataaatttaaataatattattgaaaaaaattaattacattaattttaagcattttaattaattaattaattaattaattaagtattttaattaattaattaagtgggaccacaatagggactaaagttagttcctccTAATGGAGAAGAGGGAGATgttttgagttcctatttactatttatgacacaaaagttgatgtggagttactttttatgacagATGGATTATAAACTGGGATGAGTTTCCTAATGGAGATGGTTTAAAAACCTTAGatattctttctttaatttaagtCTTCTCATGAGTAAGGATAAGTAAATgtctaaattattaaataattgtaGAGTCTATAGACTCGTAATGTAAACCAACTAAAAAGATGTTCTCAACTTTTATATATAACTGAGTTGACAAATCCTTTCCCAAGTTCCTGAGATAGTTTTAAGATATTAGCTATGAAGGGTTAACATATTTCAGATATTGATGAGTATTGGTACTCACGGTAATGCAGATGCATggtgaaaattttcaacttcACAACTTCATATACAAATTCTATCCTATATATTCTAAGATGTAGCCTAACAGATTATCTATACTCAATAGAGCTATCTTAGATCAACACAAGAGTAATCTATAACTGCTATATAATACAAATTTAGGCTACAACTGAGGTTTCTAAACTTTCATAAGTCTAAAACTTA harbors:
- the LOC107470324 gene encoding uncharacterized protein LOC107470324 isoform X1 — protein: MAYNSAHGCIAATLCICCRRSAMCLQHHQFFNSMHKCLISAARSLRETVKSSLLSENIDNKKVNSNVFDPKQEVHELATMDYTPAGKNPPIHN
- the LOC107470324 gene encoding uncharacterized protein LOC107470324 isoform X2, which translates into the protein MATLPSKRLRLLLVAFLFLCFITTTATAARSLRETVKSSLLSENIDNKKVNSNVFDPKQEVHELATMDYTPAGKNPPIHN
- the LOC107470322 gene encoding glutathione S-transferase T3-like — its product is MDFANPRGLDAIDLNDDDIEDQRQDSIQHWHWKEDEMLISGWLNVSTDPVVGTNQKGKIFWSRIHSYRVEFCTDMTRGIVACKKRWYKINKAVAQFAGCYDQASRNIRSGSNADDIKELAYKLYSTNYCQKFTFERHWNMLWLEQK
- the LOC107470323 gene encoding uncharacterized protein LOC107470323; this translates as MTEGRGFPGMLGSIDCMHWQWKNCPKAWKGMYMSGYRGVATIVLEVVASSDLWIWHAFIGVSGSNNDINVLDRSPVFDDILNDRAPEVNYTINGNNNYTMGYYLADGIYPEWATFVKSISKPQGEKRKLFAQYQEGQRKDVEQAFGVLQARFAIIRGPACFWEKKKLANIMRACIILHNMIVEDERDSYAGNFTQGLEYDDVENGLSQPQLGEEDFAQYHQFLQRNAQVRNRQQHRQLKEDLIEHIWQFHNACRQL